A stretch of the Trueperaceae bacterium genome encodes the following:
- a CDS encoding site-2 protease family protein, translating to MILNFWNNPTILVISAIVMIMALIFHNMVQAWVASRYGDNGPRLSGYMNFDPQQQLEPWGVLLLFLLGFGWPRTIPVNSRNYRGRGKQEAMVWYSGPLTYLGVATLCYLLELVFRNMGSFELARAFFAAGNFAVLHAAINIIPVYPLDGARAALAWGGPGVRRFIGQIASYGIIGFFVVFLVLSYTGITGFIIGFFNSIIRGLLQLIPGL from the coding sequence ATGATCCTCAATTTCTGGAACAACCCGACCATCCTCGTCATCAGCGCCATCGTCATGATCATGGCGCTCATCTTTCACAACATGGTCCAGGCCTGGGTCGCTTCCCGCTACGGCGACAACGGACCAAGGCTGTCGGGCTACATGAACTTCGATCCGCAGCAGCAACTGGAACCGTGGGGCGTGCTGCTCCTGTTCCTGCTAGGCTTCGGCTGGCCGCGAACGATCCCCGTCAACAGCCGTAACTACCGCGGCCGTGGCAAGCAGGAGGCGATGGTCTGGTACAGCGGACCGCTCACCTACCTGGGGGTCGCTACCCTCTGCTACCTGCTCGAGTTGGTCTTCCGTAACATGGGCAGTTTCGAACTCGCCCGAGCGTTCTTCGCTGCGGGCAACTTCGCCGTGCTCCACGCGGCCATCAACATCATCCCCGTCTACCCGCTCGACGGCGCCCGCGCAGCGCTCGCCTGGGGCGGACCTGGTGTGCGGCGATTCATCGGCCAGATCGCGTCCTACGGCATCATCGGCTTCTTCGTGGTCTTCCTGGTGCTCTCCTACACCGGCATAACGGGCTTCATCATCGGCTTCTTCAACAGCATCATCCGCGGCCTGCTGCAACTGATACCCGGGCTCTAG
- a CDS encoding CBS domain-containing protein, which produces MKLIVTHEQPDFDALAGLALARLAHPGAVAVLGGDVPDNVRAFLHLYRDELELRPPDEVDASDVTELIVVDTNDPARLGGFRDLLGTVPVTVYDHHPRHDAEIRAAHGIQEQVGATATLLTRHLEASSIAIPPQIASLALLAIHEDTGNLSFDLTTAEDYHAATLLMRRGASLAVVREFQSDSSDSDQRELLGAVLERARIVQLGGFTVAVSAFEFPRYVRQAVGSCNRLLGETSSDAALVVVKMEGKTLLFARSLRGFDVGAALTSEFGGGGHAGAAFARSDLEPPEAAARALEALERHMPASLTAREIMNSPVRSLEAEDTVAEAQSQLSRFGHNGAPVVSDGKLVGIISRRDLERALRHDLGQSKVSGFMSRDVITATPQATLIQLERLVEAHNIGRIPIVEGEELVGIVTRSDLLAAHHPPREPATALEVKERLPSEARDVIERAAAELAGTDEEAALYVVGGTVRDALLGRALVDLDLVLEGFAAETLVGRLQRKLGGSMTFHASFGTSTLTLPSGLAVDVAGAREEYYRHPGALPQVTPSSIRKDLSRRDFTINTIAVRLFPLPPELIDPFDGLRDLERKTLRTLHPLSFDEDPTRILRGARLAGRLNFDLAASARNQATQALAGEALAKVSGSRLRAELELTLAEPRVTPALGILDSLGAMQKVYGLEFDESLTGRLDELRTKEEVPDIAYLLALLLGNTAGRAAAHVEEFHWPRRLLASRENLVRAAEEDDVSDEWLESADEAQRSVAKALSPALAARVEAFEEAPRRRKVRGRDVLELGLPPGPEVGEILSQVARARQHGRVNSFEEELELARRRVEERLQRRARE; this is translated from the coding sequence ATGAAGCTGATCGTCACCCACGAACAACCGGACTTCGATGCGCTGGCCGGCCTGGCTCTGGCCCGCTTGGCCCACCCCGGCGCCGTTGCGGTCCTGGGGGGCGACGTGCCGGACAACGTTCGCGCCTTCCTGCACCTGTACCGCGACGAACTGGAACTGCGCCCTCCGGACGAGGTGGATGCCAGCGACGTAACCGAGCTGATAGTCGTTGACACCAACGATCCGGCCCGACTGGGCGGTTTCCGCGACCTGCTCGGTACCGTTCCGGTGACGGTGTACGACCACCACCCTCGTCACGACGCGGAGATCAGGGCCGCTCACGGCATCCAGGAGCAGGTCGGCGCCACCGCAACGCTGCTTACCCGGCACCTCGAAGCGTCCTCGATCGCCATCCCCCCGCAGATCGCCAGCCTGGCCCTCCTGGCCATCCACGAGGACACTGGCAACCTCTCCTTCGACCTAACCACCGCCGAGGACTACCACGCAGCTACCCTGCTCATGCGCCGGGGCGCCTCCCTGGCGGTCGTCCGGGAGTTCCAGAGCGACTCCAGCGACAGCGACCAGAGGGAACTGCTCGGGGCCGTCCTGGAGCGCGCCCGCATCGTTCAGCTGGGCGGTTTCACCGTCGCCGTATCGGCCTTCGAGTTCCCCCGCTACGTCAGGCAGGCGGTGGGCAGCTGCAATCGGCTGCTAGGCGAGACCAGCAGCGACGCTGCCCTCGTCGTCGTGAAGATGGAGGGCAAGACACTGCTCTTCGCCCGCAGTCTCCGCGGATTCGATGTCGGCGCTGCCCTGACGAGCGAGTTCGGGGGAGGCGGCCACGCCGGCGCAGCCTTCGCCCGGAGCGACCTGGAGCCTCCCGAGGCGGCAGCACGGGCACTCGAAGCGCTCGAGCGGCACATGCCGGCGTCTCTCACGGCCCGCGAGATCATGAACAGCCCGGTTCGGAGCCTGGAGGCGGAGGATACGGTCGCCGAAGCCCAGAGCCAGCTGAGCCGTTTCGGCCACAACGGTGCCCCGGTTGTGAGCGACGGGAAACTGGTTGGCATCATCTCCCGACGCGACCTGGAGCGGGCCCTGCGGCACGACCTGGGCCAGTCGAAGGTGAGCGGGTTCATGAGCAGAGACGTCATCACCGCCACACCTCAGGCCACGCTGATCCAGCTCGAGCGGTTGGTCGAGGCCCACAACATCGGCCGCATCCCGATAGTCGAGGGCGAGGAACTGGTGGGCATAGTCACCCGTAGCGACCTGCTGGCTGCCCACCATCCGCCTCGCGAACCGGCCACAGCTCTGGAGGTGAAGGAGCGCCTGCCCAGTGAGGCCCGAGACGTGATCGAGCGGGCCGCGGCAGAACTGGCCGGTACGGACGAGGAGGCCGCGCTCTACGTAGTGGGCGGCACCGTTCGCGATGCGCTTCTCGGCAGGGCCCTGGTCGACCTCGATCTCGTACTCGAGGGTTTCGCCGCAGAAACTCTGGTAGGCCGCCTGCAACGCAAGCTGGGCGGGAGCATGACCTTCCACGCCTCCTTCGGCACCTCCACCCTCACACTTCCGAGCGGACTGGCCGTGGATGTGGCCGGTGCTCGCGAGGAGTACTATCGCCACCCGGGAGCCCTGCCCCAGGTAACGCCCTCCTCGATACGCAAGGACCTCTCGCGGAGGGACTTCACAATCAACACCATCGCGGTCCGCCTCTTCCCTCTGCCACCGGAGCTGATAGACCCGTTCGACGGGCTGCGGGACCTCGAACGGAAGACCCTTCGCACGCTTCACCCGCTCTCCTTCGACGAGGATCCCACCAGGATCCTGAGGGGAGCGCGATTGGCGGGACGCCTCAATTTCGATCTCGCCGCCTCGGCCCGGAATCAGGCTACCCAAGCCCTTGCGGGTGAGGCGCTGGCGAAGGTAAGCGGCTCCCGCCTGCGAGCCGAACTGGAACTGACGTTGGCCGAGCCGCGGGTCACTCCCGCCCTCGGCATCCTCGACTCGCTGGGGGCCATGCAGAAGGTCTACGGCCTCGAGTTCGACGAATCGCTCACCGGTCGACTCGACGAACTTCGGACGAAGGAGGAGGTTCCCGACATCGCCTACCTGCTGGCCCTCCTGCTGGGCAATACGGCCGGCCGGGCGGCCGCCCATGTCGAGGAGTTCCACTGGCCGAGGAGGCTGCTGGCGAGCCGCGAGAACCTGGTCCGGGCGGCGGAAGAGGACGATGTTTCGGACGAGTGGTTGGAGTCCGCGGACGAAGCTCAACGATCCGTAGCGAAGGCGCTCTCGCCAGCGCTGGCAGCGCGTGTGGAGGCGTTCGAAGAGGCCCCCAGGCGCAGAAAGGTGCGCGGAAGGGACGTGTTAGAGTTGGGCCTGCCCCCCGGACCCGAAGTCGGGGAGATCCTGTCGCAAGTGGCCAGGGCGAGGCAGCACGGCCGGGTCAATTCCTTCGAAGAGGAACTCGAGCTGGCCCGGCGCCGGGTCGAGGAACGACTGCAGCGCCGAGCGCGGGAGTAA
- a CDS encoding M42 family metallopeptidase, translating to MTQYDFLRDLLQSPGVSSFEGLPAKVWRDQARAYGAEVETDAYGNSFARFGKGGSPRVMLAGHVDEIGLLITYVDDAGLLYFTGVGINEGSGLPGQRVRVVSEGNELPGVIGRKAPHLSGSDDRGKRVKLESLWIDIGARNKEDALKRVQPGSFAVFEAPVIELGDNRWASKAMDDRVGAFVALEAARRASASGAKAEIVAAATTQEEISGVGANVAAYRIEPDLAIALDLTHASDVPDVDKKSQGEIELGKGPVLEVGATVHQGLMQRLRECAEKEGVPYQRGFSGRRTATDADDIAKVRSGAPTILVSVPNRYMHSPVEIVDLNDVEGAIKLLERFIVELEGAGDLYPRD from the coding sequence ATGACCCAGTACGATTTCCTCCGCGATCTGCTGCAGAGCCCGGGCGTGAGTTCGTTCGAGGGCCTGCCTGCGAAAGTGTGGCGGGACCAGGCTCGCGCTTACGGCGCCGAGGTGGAAACGGACGCCTACGGCAACAGTTTCGCCCGCTTCGGCAAGGGCGGCAGCCCGCGAGTGATGCTGGCGGGCCACGTCGACGAGATAGGCCTGCTCATAACCTACGTCGATGACGCGGGTCTCCTCTACTTCACGGGCGTCGGCATCAACGAGGGCAGCGGCTTGCCGGGCCAGCGGGTGCGTGTCGTGTCCGAAGGGAACGAGTTGCCGGGCGTGATCGGGCGCAAGGCGCCTCACCTGAGTGGTAGCGACGACCGCGGCAAACGGGTGAAGCTCGAAAGCCTCTGGATAGACATCGGGGCCCGCAACAAGGAGGACGCGCTGAAGCGGGTGCAGCCAGGAAGTTTCGCGGTCTTCGAAGCACCGGTGATCGAGCTCGGCGATAACCGCTGGGCTTCGAAGGCGATGGACGACCGAGTAGGAGCTTTCGTGGCGCTAGAGGCGGCGAGGCGTGCCTCTGCCTCGGGAGCCAAGGCCGAGATAGTGGCCGCGGCGACGACGCAGGAGGAGATCTCCGGCGTTGGCGCTAACGTAGCGGCCTACCGGATAGAGCCGGACCTGGCGATCGCGCTCGATCTGACTCACGCCAGCGACGTTCCCGACGTGGACAAGAAGAGTCAGGGTGAGATCGAACTGGGCAAGGGACCGGTGCTCGAGGTGGGCGCCACGGTACACCAGGGGCTGATGCAGCGCCTCCGTGAATGCGCCGAGAAGGAGGGCGTCCCCTACCAGCGCGGTTTCAGCGGTCGCAGGACGGCAACCGACGCCGACGACATCGCCAAGGTCAGAAGCGGCGCACCCACGATCCTCGTGTCGGTGCCCAACCGGTACATGCACTCACCGGTCGAGATCGTCGATCTCAACGACGTGGAGGGCGCCATCAAGCTGCTGGAGCGTTTCATCGTCGAACTGGAGGGCGCCGGCGACCTCTATCCGCGAGACTAG